tcagtccaCCAAACATCAACTGGGACAATGACAAAGACACTTTCCACACACAGCGCTAACCTTGGTACCGTCGCGTCTCCAAAACGCATTTCCTTTGtaagagtaaaataaatcagacgGACATGTTTGAGAGTGGATTTGACTGCGACGCAGCGCTGAAAGTTTACATGTCAAACTTTAGCATGCAACAGTTGTTACCGCGGCTGGTGTCCTGCTGCCAGCTCGGCTTCAACCGCCGCCCCGACTCAACGCAACAGTGTGTGAACAAAGCACGACAACAAAACACCGGTCAGTCTTACCTCAGCGGAATTAGGATTTATAGTTAATCAactggagattttttttaatatatatatatatatatatatatatattgttttttggTCTCTCGCCACCGTCCCAGCCCAGGAAGGGAAACCCGGAAACCGTTCCCGTGAGTCCGCCCTCGTCCCTGAAGCTTCTCTTGTCCAACGGCTTTCCAGCAGAGCGACTGACGCCATTTTGGCTCAACGGCCCAAAGCGCTGACCCTTATAAGGACGTTGGTGTCCGGAGCCAACATGGCTGCCCAAGGGTTGCAGTTTCTTCAATGGTTCCCGTTTGAGCCGCTGACAATTTCAACTTCGTGAAAAATGTCTAATGCCAGCTGTGTAACCCATAAACTAAAACTGAGCTAATGCATAATAATTCAAACCACTTTAAACTTCTACTCCAGTACATTTGCAGAGAGAAATATCGAAATCTACCACATTACTTTGATAGTTtttatccacaaatggagaTATTTGCATACGAACCCAAACACAACTCATATAAAACGTCAAACAAACACTGCTTCTGGTTGATTCCTATTAATTAGCCAAATTTTTTATCTGTATTGTAGTCACATAACTTTTAATCCTTTTTAAGTTCGGGTTGTTGGTTTGACaaaagtatttgtgtgtgaatagCAGGTGTAAAACAGGCTCTGGTGAAGACATTACTTGCTttcagcatttttaaaaattcaattaattgagcaatcaagaaaaacaaataaatataaagacattttctgatgagaagaataaataaatagattggAAATTATTTTACTATGGCTGGTTTACAACCACCCAGTCTACCTCATACTATAGTGCCATAAtcataaataactaaaaaggGACACAACTGAACCATCATTATCTTAGAATTaagaatactttttttttttattcatataatgTTATGTTCCAATCAAAAGGATCCTCACATAGGGATACTTTTTGCGCTTTCTGTAGACACTAAGGAAATTGAAAGGCAGAGAATTGGGATTTCTCGAAGTGCAAGCGTTTAAAATTAATAttgtaatgtattttattttgcttaatCTTTACTGGTTTTTTTGTGTCAGCTAGTTTTGAGCGTCACACATTTCACAACCTGTGTGAAATGTGCATTTGAGGCCATGTATGGACGAGCACAGACAGGTGGCATTTAAATCCATGTCTGCAAAAATCAATAACAACCGCTGTGATTCACCATAACACTACACCTCAGCTGCTGCATACCCTTACCCTtacccccccgacacacacacacacacacacacacacacacacatttcttccaGTTTCATTGTAAATAACCTTTCAAACTCACAATGAGTCCTGGACCGCACTATTCAGTCGCACAACCTCCCTGTATTTTCATTGGTCCATTGAGGATGCGGCCACAGCCGATTGGAGGAAAGTTTCTCCTCCGGTCCACACTCCCCCACCCCGAAGATATTCGTGTTTCGGTGCCACTGTGATTCCAGTTGTTTTCACATCCCCTCCCTAACAAAGAGGCTCGGAGCTGCCGTCTGTTACATCTCCAAGCAGAGTGATGCGCAGTTGAAGACAGACGCTCCTGCACTTCGAGGCGCGACCGAAGAAATAAAAGGCAGAAATACAGCTATCTTCAGAGAGGAGAAATCAAGAGACGGCTTGCAAAGTTTCTGAAAGAACTTAGAGAGCGAAAATGGTGTCTGCCGGACTGGAGATCCTGGGACTGTCGTTGTGCGTATTTGGCTCGCTGCTGGTGATGGTTGCGTGCGGGTTGCCCATGTGGAAGGTGACGGCTTTCATCGAGGCCAACATCGTGGTGGCTCAGACGCTCTGGGACGGTTTGTGGATGACCTGTGTTGTGCAGAGCACGGGCCAGATGCAGTGCAAGGTGCACGATTCCGTCCTCGCCCTCAGCAACGACCTGCAGGCGGCCAGGGCGCTCACCATCATCTCCTCGATGATGGGCGTGCTGGGGCTCATGGTGGTGATCGCCGGGGCGCAGTGCACCAACTGTATCCGCACCGAGTACATCAAAGCCCGGGTGGTGAACGCCGGAGGGGTGATCTACATCATCAGTGGCCTGTTTGTGCTGGTTCCTCTCTGCTGGATGGCCAACAACATCATATCGGACTTTTACAACCCGCAAGTGCCCGCATCCAAGAAGAGGGAGATCGGCGCCGCGCTGTACATCGGCTGGGCAGCCACGGCGCTGCTTCTGATCGGAGGAgcgctgctgtgctgctcctgtCCCTCCGGTGGGAACACGGGATACTCAGTAAAATACGCACCAACCAAGAGAGCCGCGCAGAACGGGGACTATGACAAGAGGAATTATGTGTAGCCGAAGCAGGCCGTGCGTAAAAGTGgcctgcagctctttttttttttttaaacggaCGTTATCTTTGCAcctgtatttctatttttatttttttgtattagaAATCTGAACTTCGAAAAATCAATGGAAGCACATCTGCTGTTTTATCATCAATCTTCAATATGCTCGGACCGCAAATTCACACATCCTTTTTGTATCTACAggagatgaaaacaaagaaagaccaTCAACCAGAAGAGGTAGACAAAAAGGAGTATCTTTGTTAGGTACCTGCTTTTGTAAGTCTTCGAAATTATTAGTATTTTGAACTGTTTACTATTGTAATTAAGACATTTTTCTGTTCTAAGGGAACTCTTGCCATCGAGTAATTCGGctccactgttttgttttgttttttcctgatgTGCATTGTCAGCACAAACATGTAGACTACAGTAACCGAACGGTTGCGCTCGCTGCCTTTTGTGGATCGACACCGACATGTTGAGAAATCCAACAATGTCTGAAAGCAGCGAAGAACGACCAAGAGAAGTAACCTGcagagcctgaaaaaaaaaaaacaaaaactgaagttgcTGGCGTTGACTGGGAGGTTTGCAGTCTATTTTTGGAGCGCTTGCAGATTCCAGAGAGACTGGGATCCTCAGCTCACAGCATGAAGTGTTACAGTGCTTTTCTCGGCTGCACTGAGCACCTGCAACGTTTGGCATCATCGTCTCTGcaggaagtttttttctttaaaaaaaaaaatctaaaataaaaaaacaaggaataaacagttttctgttggtttgttgACATTTGATGTAATGATTCATTATCCATGTATACGAAAGATGcaatattgtttcatttttattaagaTTAAACTGAATATATTGTCTAAAAACTTTAAAGTTAAAGTGTCTTCTTCTACTAAAACCAGGGATAACGGAGTTGGGATGATCTGCCACGGATGTGCGTAATGCATGCCGTTCCCACCGTGAATCCACAAACCCCCACGGCGGGAGAAAGTATTTTGGTTAGCCATAGAAATCCAGATGACAATGCCCATTCAGCTCTGCTGTTCAGCTCACAATACtccacaacccccccaccaccgaCCCCCTTCAGACCCCCCCGACCCTCCTCATGTGCAGTCAATGAAAGGCGTTTAAATTAGAGCTTCGGAGAAGTTGCTGGGATCTCCTTCCCGCAAGTCATTCaacagtcccccccccccccccccccccccccaaccaacaTGCCCCTCAGATAGATGGACTCCATGATGGAGGATTAAACACCATCGCTCTCAGGTCAATATCTTGTCCTCAGCTGCATCAACTTGGACTCAAACGCTGGAGATGGTAGTGTGAAATATTACAACACAGATATCAAAGATTGAGGACTTGTGAGAacaatagaaaaacacaagacattTCAGTCCATGAGTAACGGCTCTCTTGTTTTAAACTGGATTACAAAAGCTTATCCATACTTGTTTTGCTGGTGCCTTAAGAATCTTAGCAGGTCATATGCCTCTTAAAAGTTGAAAATATGGCCTTGCAGAGATTCTGTAATCAGTGGAATCTAAAGGAGAACTGTAGTAGTTGATTGTTGTAATATTCCCCACATATAAAAGACAATCCTCGCTCTTTTGCCCTTATCTTACATTCAAAGCTACATATGGGGATGGTATTTTATATGTACATGCGTATTTTTGATGTGAAATTTGATCTCATGGACCCTCTTCAGTTTCACATACATTGTCTTCAGTTTATAATCTGAATTCCAGTCCCATTTGCATGTAAAATCCACAAATGCATACTTCCAGAGCCAAGAAAAATGTATCAACTGTTTGAAGTTTTTACGAATGTGGAAATTCCTGATTAAAGTCAGCTTTAAACCTAAAATTTGATGACCAAAGCAGCAGAAGTATGTGTTGATTCAGGCAGTTAGTTGGAATTCAAATTCTGTGTCATTTGTTAACATTGTTTGTCGGCCTTCCATGTTGCCACGTTGTTGAGGAataatgctttcttttttttaagacaagGCTGATTAAATAATATAGTTTTGTTGTCTAAAAATTTGCGATATGAGCAAAATCAACAATCAGTCTCTAAATTTTTTAGGACAATCATTCTATTCTTCAGACATGGGCCATAATTTTATTCGATGTTAAAACTTATCTGTCTAGTAATTCCTTAAACAGAGGGGCATTGTAATTTTTTGGAAAAATCATATTTTGGGGACTATATTGTGCCACATATTATTACAGACTGTTTTTCTGAGTTTTTAAGGTGGCAGGATAGAATTTGTAGAAATATTCAGTCTGTTGCATTTTTAATACATCTACAACTCATCGTCAGCATTTGTAGCAGAGAACAATAAGCCATACCAAGTTTTATTTAGCTTGTCTGTTGGGTCAGTTGGGTTTAGCAATTTTACAGGATTTGCTGgcacaataaaaatgaagaatatCACCCCCGACGTAATTTTCAGTAAACTTGTTTACAGTTGGCGTTCCCACTTTGGGATCTTGGTGGGTTtttcaacacaaagacactcCCTGAAGGTCCAGTCTGGTCTGACTCAGTGAGATGTTTTTGTCGGACCGTTAGTTCCACTCCTCTAGTCACCACACAGAGGGTGACGAAGTgcaaggggtgtgtgtgtgtgtgtgtgtgtgtgtgtgcgcgtacgTTTGGGGGGGTTAAGTgagtctatgtgtgtgtgagtgtagaAAGAGTagggtggggtgggggatgCACCTTTAAAAAAGCCCTCATTCCAATGAGGAGAGAGGCAAATAGGGCCAGCGACGTCACTCAATGGGTTCTCGCCATGGTAACCAGCCAGAACCTGCAGTTGCCTGGCAATGGGAGCCTATAATGTGGTGGTATGGATGAGCCTAATAAAAGGCCTGGCCAGCAGACATTCCTGCAAGCACggacacacacgtacacacagccCATGCACAGCAGTCTGGAAGATGAAGGAGGGATTTACTCAAATCCTGTAATGGTCAGTGCATAAAAACGCTGCGACAGCACAAAcgtgtttgtttcattgtgtttcaaTTCAAGAGCAAATGTGTGTTGCAGTAAATGTTGAATATGggtaacaaaaacaaaaactctggcCAACGGGAGGATGAAACATGAGTATAAACAAATGAGTTCCTGATATCACAAAAATGTCTCATAGAAACAGATGACATAACTCAACAGACACCCACTCCGACCTCTAAACTTGACCTTCCAGAGCCCGGTGGGGTGAAGCCCACACGGGGAAGGTCACGTCAAATCTCGGTCAGACTGTATACTTAGTCCACATTTGTGCAGCCACCAGCGAAAACCGAACATTTTTTGGGAAGGCTGGACTGTGACAAGGGGAGCTCGTTTCTCATGACTTGAACTTTGAACCTTGAAACTGGCCTCGGGTCAGGGGAGTGGAAAGTCACTTCCCCCGACTGACCAGGCATGATCTCATCGCGACAGAGTCCCCCGCATTTGATGGAGGTCACAACCCTCAACCTCTGAGTTCGTTACACCTGCAACTAACTAGTTAAACAATCAGTCAATAGAAAGTttgtcaatttaaaatgtcGGTTTCTGCGGTAATAACCAACAGATTATTAGAGGTAGAAAGATAGTACATACATCTATTTACCAAAGGAAATTTTCAAAGATCAAATAATATGTAAAACAGACCTGTAATTGAACTATGATATTTTGAGGATTAAATGATGGGCTAATGATAATGTCTGTAATGTCTTCTGttggatttaaatatttgtcttcATATTCACAAAACTAAATAGATTTAATTGGTATTTTTATGAATTGACTCAGATGGACAACAGAGTCAGCAGGTGCATACAGTCCACAGACATCCCAGCTGGACAGAGCTTACTCACAGATAGTAAAGCCAAGAGTCAGCAGGTGGTTAAAAGTGGTTGACAAATGTGGCTTTGTATACAGAGCATACAAAGACCCCATGGGCCATTTGTCAGAAACACAATGCATGAGCGAGATTAGTTAGAGATGGAGGtcagaaggaaagaaaaacacttgttTCTCCTGTATTGCAAAGTTTACAGCTTAGTAACTCACAAGTTTTTGTCACAGCCCAGCAGCACGACCAGGCTTCTTGTGCAAGGGACAGCggaacaggaaacaggaaggaacATAGAGGGcgtggaggaggatgagggtttagtgtgtctgtatgcatgtgtgggtgAAGGCGCAAACTCATTGATACAACAGAGTTCATATATCTGTGGACAACATCAATGTAACTCCTGACTGATCTTTTTTTTAGTCACAATTCTGACTGTGATCAGATGATAGCATGAATTAATTGGTAATGGTTCATTTATGGGTCTGTAAAAAAGCTGTTCCTGGCAAATTTTGGAAATACATTCAGAAATGATGATCGTGGAATCAATGGGATGCACATTTAAGATACATGGCAGCTgaacactttctcattcaaatgaataagaaaatgcgtccaaacgtttgactggtagCGTGTATGGAGAAATAACAACTGCACCATATTTTGTTTCATCCTCACCTTTCAGCTACAGCAGGAACCAGTCCcaaacaagagacagagacagacacagttttAGAACTCCCCCAGCAA
The nucleotide sequence above comes from Echeneis naucrates chromosome 9, fEcheNa1.1, whole genome shotgun sequence. Encoded proteins:
- the cldn5a gene encoding claudin 5a; this translates as MVSAGLEILGLSLCVFGSLLVMVACGLPMWKVTAFIEANIVVAQTLWDGLWMTCVVQSTGQMQCKVHDSVLALSNDLQAARALTIISSMMGVLGLMVVIAGAQCTNCIRTEYIKARVVNAGGVIYIISGLFVLVPLCWMANNIISDFYNPQVPASKKREIGAALYIGWAATALLLIGGALLCCSCPSGGNTGYSVKYAPTKRAAQNGDYDKRNYV